The proteins below are encoded in one region of Oncorhynchus masou masou isolate Uvic2021 chromosome 15, UVic_Omas_1.1, whole genome shotgun sequence:
- the LOC135556257 gene encoding gelsolin-like has product MVFHKEFQIAGKGPGLQVWRVEKMDLKPVPKQLYGNFFTGDCYVLLYTTAAPSYYIHMWLGNESSQDEMGAAAIFSSQLDDFLGGGPVQFREVQNNESITFLGYFKSGIKYKQGGVASGFQHVVTNEMNVKRLLHIKGRRVIRATEVDMSWSSFNNGDCFIIDLGKDIFQWCGSECNRFERLKASEVAIDVRDNERNGRAKLQIVEEGGEPEAIIKALGPKPNIPAGSPDDETVERANKKGALYMISDAAGSMKVSVVAQTSPFKQEMLSPSECYILDNGSDCKIFVWKGPSASTDERKAAMNAAEQFIKEKNYPKHTQIQVLPCGGETTLFKQFFCNWKDKDQTTGPGQAYSVGRIARVEQVPFDSSSLHTNKTMVAQHGMVDDGSGKVQVWRVEDGAQVPVDPSSYGQFYGGDCYLVLYSYRLGGREQHIIYTWQGRKCTQDELAASAFLTVKLDDSMGGSPVQVRVTQGQEPAHLMSLFKGKPMVIHLGGTSRKVGQSKVGSTRLFHIRQSSTKATRAVEVEPSATFLNTNDVFVLKSPDTVFLWRGVGATEEEMAAAQYVTSFLGGGKATVVSEGKEPAGFWSALGGKKEYQTSSGLQKMVKPPRLFGCSNKTGRLIAEEVPGDFTQSDLATDDVMLLDTWDQVFLWIGNEANEVERTGSAKIAKDYLDSDPSGRRGIAITTIKQGMEPATFTGWFQAWDPKMWETDPLERIRARF; this is encoded by the exons ATGGTGTTCCATAAGGAGTTCCAGATTGCAGGAAAGGGACCTGGTCTTCAGGTATGGCGTGTGGAGAAGATGGATCTGAAGCCGGTTCCTAAACAGCTCTACGGGAACTTCTTCACTGGAGACTGCTACGTTTTGCTCTACACCACCGCCGCCCCCTCATACTACATCCACATGtggctgg GAAATGAAAGTTCTCAGGATGAGATGGGTGCGGCGGCCATCTTCAGCTCCCAACTGGATGATTTCCTGGGCGGAGGCCCGGTACAATTCAGAGAGGTCCAGAACAATGAGTCTATCACCTTCCTGGGATACTTCAAGTCTGGCATCAAGTACAAG CAAGGTGGGGTGGCCTCTGGCTTCCAGCATGTGGTGACCAATGAGATGAACGTCAAGCGTCTGCTGCACATCAAGGGCCGCAGGGTCATCAGAGCCACGGAGGTGGACATGTCCTGGTCCAGCTTCAACAATGGGGACTGCTTCATCATCGACCTGGGAAAG GACATCTTCCAGTGGTGTGGCAGTGAGTGCAACCGCTTCGAGCGACTGAAGGCGTCCGAGGTGGCCATCGATGTCCGTGACAACGAGAGGAATGGCCGCGCCAAGCTGCAAAttgttgaggagggaggagagccaGAGGCTATCATCAAG GCTCTGGGGCCCAAACCCAACATCCCTGCAGGAAGCCCTGATGACGAGACTGTTGAAAGAGCCAACAAGAAGGGAGCTCTCTACATG ATCTCTGACGCGGCAGGCTCCATGAAGGTGTCAGTGGTGGCCCAGACCAGCCCCTTCAAACAAGAGATGCTCTCCCCCAGCGAGTGTTACATTCTGGACAACGGATCAGACTGCAAGATCTTTGTCTGGAAAGGACCTAGTGCCTCCACAGATGAGCGCAAGGCTGCCATGAATGCTGCAGAACAGTTCATCAAGGAGAAGAATTACCCCAAGCACACCCAG ATCCAGGTGTTGCCGTGCGGAGGAGAGACTACCCTGTTTAAGCAGTTCTTCTGTAACTGGAAGGACAAGGACCAGACCACGGGCCCAGGCCAGGCCTACAGTGTGGGACGTATTGCCAGGGTGGAGCAGGTCCCCTTCGACTCCTCCTCCCTACACACCAACAAGACCATGGTTGCCCAACACGGCATGGTGGATGACGGATCTGGGAAGGTTCAG GTGTGGCGTGTGGAGGATGGTGCCCAGGTGCCAGTGGACCCCTCCAGCTACGGCCAGTTCTATGGAGGTGACTGCTACCTGGTCCTGTACAGCTACCGCCTAGGAGGCAGGGAGCAGCATATCATCTACACCTG GCAGGGGCGGAAGTGTACTCAGGATGAGCTGGCTGCTTCCGCCTTCCTTACGGTCAAGCTGGACGACTCCATGGGAGGCTCACCTGTCCAG GTGCGTGTGACTCAGGGCCAGGAGCCGGCCCACCTGATGAGTCTGTTCAAGGGGAAGCCCATGGTGATCCACCTGGGCGGAACGTCCCGTAAGGTGGGCCAGAGCAAGGTGGGCTCCACACGCCTCTTCCACATCCGCCAGAGCTCCACCAAGGCTACACGGGCTGTAGAG GTGGAACCCTCTGCTACATTCCTGAACACCAATGATGTGTTTGTGCTGAAGTCCCCTGACACTGTGTTCctgtggaggggagtgggggcCACTGAGGAGGAGATGGCTGCGGCACAGTATGTCACATCTTTCCTGGGAGGAGGGAAAGCCACTGTGGTGTCAGAGGGCAAGGAGCCTG CTGGGTTCTGGTCTGCTCTGGGAGGGAAGAAGGAGTACCAGACCTCCAGCGGTCTGCAGAAGATGGTGAAGCCACCGCGCCTATTTGGCTGCTCTAACAAGACTGGCAGACTCATA gcTGAGGAGGTGCCTGGAGATTTCACCCAGTCAGACTTGGCAACCGACGATGTCATGCTTCTGGACACTTGGGATCAG GTCTTCCTCTGGATAGGCAACGAGGCTAACGAAGTGGAGAGGACCGGATCAGCAAAAATTG CCAAAGACTACTTGGATTCGGACCCCTCTGGTCGCCGGGGCATTGCCATCACCACGATCAAGCAGGGAATGGAACCGGCAACCTTCACCGGCTGGTTCCAGGCCTGGGACCCCAAGATGTGGGAAACAGACCCTCTGGAGCGTATCCGTGCCCGTTTTTAA